The Xenopus laevis strain J_2021 chromosome 7S, Xenopus_laevis_v10.1, whole genome shotgun sequence genome includes a window with the following:
- the atp5mk.S gene encoding ATP synthase membrane subunit K, mitochondrial, which produces MGGHDSGTHHQFTGIQKYFNAYTITGRRNCVLATYAGIATLILFFKLKPKKQTPAITDK; this is translated from the exons ATGGGCGGACACGACTCTGGAACTCACCACCAGTTCACTGGCATCCAGAAATACTTCAATGCATATACAATAACAGGGAGAAGGAAT TGCGTGTTAGCCACGTATGCTGGAATTGCTACCCTCATCCTGTTCTTTAAACTGAAGCCCAAGAAACAGACTCCGGCCATTACAGACAAATAA